Proteins from one Pirellulales bacterium genomic window:
- a CDS encoding glycosyltransferase yields the protein MAEARPPAAPLALIVPVFNEAENFPRLIAEVEAHVPQPFLLHMVYDFDADTTVPVARELAATRPWLRLVKNDLGRGAVNAIRAGFQAVGSGPALVVMADLSDDLTIVPRLLELYGQGFRIVCPSRYARGGRQIGGPWLKRTLSRTAGVSLWYLAGLPTHDATNNFRLYDAALVNELGIESTGGFELALELTAKAFRRGERITEVPTTWRDRTAGESRFRLWKWLPKYLKWYWYALKPMRRAA from the coding sequence ATGGCGGAAGCGCGGCCCCCTGCGGCGCCCTTGGCGTTGATCGTGCCGGTGTTCAACGAGGCGGAAAACTTTCCCCGGCTGATCGCCGAGGTCGAGGCCCATGTGCCGCAGCCTTTCTTGCTGCACATGGTCTACGATTTCGACGCCGACACGACGGTGCCCGTGGCGCGCGAGTTGGCCGCGACGCGCCCCTGGCTGCGACTGGTCAAAAACGACCTGGGCCGGGGAGCGGTGAACGCGATCCGCGCCGGTTTTCAGGCGGTGGGCAGCGGGCCGGCTTTGGTCGTGATGGCCGACCTGTCCGACGATTTGACGATCGTGCCGCGCTTGCTCGAGCTGTACGGGCAGGGCTTTCGGATCGTCTGCCCCAGCCGCTACGCGCGGGGCGGCCGGCAGATTGGCGGGCCCTGGCTGAAGCGCACGCTGAGCCGGACGGCAGGCGTGTCGCTCTGGTACCTGGCCGGGCTGCCAACGCACGACGCCACGAACAACTTTCGCCTCTACGACGCGGCGCTCGTCAACGAGCTGGGCATCGAGAGCACCGGCGGCTTCGAATTGGCGCTGGAGCTCACGGCCAAGGCCTTTCGCCGCGGCGAGCGGATCACCGAGGTGCCGACCACTTGGCGCGACCGGACCGCGGGCGAGTCGCGTTTTCGCCTGTGGAAATGGCTACCCAAGTACCTGAAGTGGTACTGGTACGCGCTCAAGCCGATGCGCCGCGCCGCTTAG
- a CDS encoding DUF2029 domain-containing protein: MFSATQRFSRLSPAWRIATIVLIGIVAYYGTRVAKQARQGAVGDFGVYYRAGAACAARAPLYTLDQGPLLTFKNPPVVALAIAPLSALPPAVARMLWFVVDVGCIALLAIALARWLPEEGGLRGWVVLGALALAARYVFNQWHAGSTASGWIALTVWACVALGERRPRFAAALLASAVAWKLVPLCFAPLLLLDRRRATACAWFAGSLCALALIPACWLGWEQNLQQFAAWPGHLFGTETAEQLWRIQNQSVLALCVRLLCETPYGVNVAAWPLATARGVWLIVALLTATALYAWIVAVRRGRHERETTGAVVGMLLVYMTLFNPLAWRYNFVALVVPYGVVLHAILAGHPRRRYLMVLLGVAVGLSLLPAESTGLPGMLLLRTIGARLWGTLLLAAATMLAVPRRARNDPATVWGPWRLSAQSETGPCYGCAEAGRPNASSGNATSTPPSGTSRPTDHITA, translated from the coding sequence ATGTTTTCTGCGACGCAGCGTTTCTCGCGCCTCAGCCCCGCCTGGCGCATCGCGACGATCGTCTTGATCGGCATCGTTGCGTACTACGGCACGCGCGTCGCGAAGCAGGCGCGGCAAGGCGCCGTCGGCGACTTCGGCGTGTATTACCGCGCCGGCGCGGCATGCGCGGCTCGGGCGCCGTTATACACGCTCGATCAAGGTCCGCTGCTGACCTTCAAGAATCCGCCGGTGGTCGCGTTGGCGATCGCGCCCTTGTCCGCGTTGCCCCCGGCCGTCGCACGGATGCTCTGGTTTGTGGTCGATGTCGGTTGCATCGCACTGTTGGCCATTGCGCTGGCGCGCTGGCTCCCGGAAGAAGGAGGCCTGCGCGGCTGGGTGGTGCTCGGCGCGCTGGCGCTCGCCGCCCGTTACGTCTTCAACCAATGGCACGCCGGATCGACGGCGAGTGGGTGGATCGCGTTGACCGTTTGGGCCTGCGTTGCGCTTGGCGAGCGCCGCCCGCGCTTCGCCGCCGCGCTGCTCGCGTCGGCCGTGGCGTGGAAACTGGTGCCGCTGTGTTTTGCGCCGCTGCTGTTGCTCGACCGGCGCCGGGCGACGGCCTGTGCCTGGTTCGCCGGCAGCCTGTGTGCGCTGGCGCTGATTCCCGCCTGCTGGCTGGGCTGGGAACAAAACTTACAGCAATTCGCCGCATGGCCGGGACATCTGTTCGGCACGGAAACGGCCGAACAACTTTGGCGAATCCAGAATCAGTCGGTGCTGGCGCTCTGCGTGCGGTTGCTGTGCGAGACGCCCTATGGTGTGAACGTCGCCGCTTGGCCCTTGGCCACGGCCCGCGGGGTTTGGCTGATCGTCGCGCTGCTAACGGCGACCGCACTGTACGCGTGGATCGTCGCAGTCCGCCGGGGTCGCCACGAGCGCGAAACGACCGGCGCCGTTGTCGGCATGCTGCTCGTCTATATGACCTTGTTCAACCCGCTTGCCTGGCGCTACAACTTTGTCGCGCTCGTCGTACCTTACGGCGTGGTGCTGCACGCGATTCTCGCTGGCCATCCGCGGCGGCGTTACTTGATGGTGCTGTTGGGCGTCGCGGTGGGCTTGTCGCTCTTGCCTGCCGAATCGACAGGTCTGCCGGGCATGCTCTTGCTGCGCACGATCGGCGCGCGGTTGTGGGGCACGTTGCTCTTGGCCGCGGCGACGATGCTCGCGGTTCCGCGGCGCGCTCGCAACGATCCTGCGACGGTCTGGGGACCCTGGCGGCTATCGGCCCAGAGCGAAACGGGGCCGTGCTATGGCTGTGCCGAAGCTGGCAGGCCAAATGCCTCTTCCGGCAATGCGACGTCAACTCCGCCCTCGGGCACGTCGAGACCCACCGACCACATCACCGCTTGA
- a CDS encoding ThuA domain-containing protein, translating to MNRPASRPVYPFACLLVLGTLGGGTLQAAPPSADDAPKRIVLVDDVPDGHPAGTHEFAAGQTILTSLLANSAPVRLDRIGAQAPGAAQATLLDGADGVVLYLSQGALWATADPRRHEALTRLAARGGGIVALHWAVGAKPAETIAPFVQLIGGCHGGPDRKYTVTEAEVRIATPEHPILRGVSGFRVRDEFYYQLKWALPPEIAAAEARYAAAATPEANPAITPLWEVAIDDQPRTVAWAWQRPDGGRSCGFTTMHFHENWRRAEYRRAVTQAVMWSVGLDVPEGGVDVALPEEAFGLPASAQP from the coding sequence ATGAATCGACCCGCTTCGCGACCCGTTTACCCATTCGCCTGCCTGCTGGTCTTGGGCACCCTCGGGGGAGGGACGCTGCAGGCCGCCCCGCCCTCGGCCGACGATGCCCCCAAGCGGATCGTGCTCGTCGATGACGTCCCCGACGGACACCCGGCTGGAACCCACGAATTTGCTGCGGGCCAGACGATCCTGACCTCTCTGCTGGCAAATTCCGCCCCTGTTCGGCTCGACCGGATCGGCGCCCAGGCGCCGGGCGCAGCCCAGGCCACATTGCTGGATGGGGCCGACGGCGTTGTGCTGTACCTCTCGCAGGGAGCACTCTGGGCAACTGCCGATCCGAGACGCCACGAGGCCCTTACCCGCCTGGCGGCGCGCGGCGGCGGGATCGTGGCCCTGCACTGGGCCGTGGGGGCGAAGCCGGCCGAGACGATTGCCCCTTTCGTGCAATTGATCGGCGGCTGCCACGGGGGGCCCGACCGTAAGTACACCGTCACCGAGGCCGAGGTTCGCATCGCGACGCCCGAGCATCCGATCCTGCGTGGCGTGTCCGGGTTTCGCGTCCGCGACGAGTTCTACTACCAGCTCAAGTGGGCCCTGCCCCCCGAGATCGCTGCGGCCGAGGCGCGCTATGCCGCTGCCGCCACGCCGGAGGCCAATCCCGCGATCACTCCGCTCTGGGAAGTCGCGATCGACGACCAACCGCGAACGGTTGCATGGGCCTGGCAGCGTCCCGACGGCGGCCGATCGTGCGGCTTCACCACGATGCACTTTCATGAGAACTGGCGCCGGGCAGAATACCGTCGCGCAGTGACTCAAGCGGTGATGTGGTCGGTGGGTCTCGACGTGCCCGAGGGCGGAGTTGACGTCGCATTGCCGGAAGAGGCATTTGGCCTGCCAGCTTCGGCACAGCCATAG
- a CDS encoding SCP2 sterol-binding domain-containing protein, translated as MAIGHCSEIFAELPNRFNGAAAGDWKANIQFNISGDKGGDWVVRVENGAVTVNQGTDPSPSCTISTSDETWIGLVEGTVNPMMAFTMGKLKVKGNMGDVMKLQSTMLKK; from the coding sequence ATGGCGATTGGACATTGCAGCGAGATTTTTGCGGAATTGCCGAACCGCTTTAACGGTGCGGCCGCGGGCGATTGGAAGGCGAATATTCAGTTCAATATTTCCGGCGACAAGGGGGGCGACTGGGTCGTTCGCGTCGAGAACGGCGCTGTCACGGTCAACCAAGGCACCGATCCCTCGCCGAGCTGCACGATCAGCACCTCGGACGAAACCTGGATCGGGCTCGTCGAGGGGACGGTCAACCCGATGATGGCCTTCACCATGGGCAAACTCAAGGTGAAAGGCAACATGGGCGACGTCATGAAGCTGCAGAGCACGATGCTGAAGAAGTAG
- a CDS encoding TVP38/TMEM64 family protein, whose amino-acid sequence MSSRSSTSLAPVQRGWRMAGVVVLVAAIGYVLTHFAQAQQWIAAFFDAVAELGPWGVVLMAGIYIPACILFLPGSLLTLGAGAAFGVGWGTVAVSIGSTLGATCAFLTGRTLARRWVEGRVAGSPRFQAIDEAVARQGFKIVLLTRLSPVFPFNVLNYALGLTRVRLRDYVLASWIGMLPGTLMYVYLGSAARSFAELLQGHRPRSTAEYLLFVLGLIVTVLLTVVVTRIARKALAQDMPPAATPDRG is encoded by the coding sequence ATGAGCAGCAGATCGTCGACCTCTTTGGCCCCGGTGCAGCGCGGGTGGCGCATGGCCGGGGTCGTCGTCCTCGTGGCGGCGATCGGCTACGTGCTGACGCACTTTGCCCAAGCCCAACAGTGGATCGCTGCGTTCTTCGATGCGGTTGCCGAGCTGGGGCCTTGGGGCGTCGTGCTCATGGCCGGCATCTATATCCCGGCATGCATCCTCTTCCTGCCAGGCTCTTTGTTGACCCTCGGCGCCGGTGCGGCTTTTGGCGTCGGCTGGGGAACCGTGGCAGTGTCGATCGGCAGCACGCTGGGGGCCACTTGCGCATTTCTTACTGGCCGTACGCTCGCCCGCCGCTGGGTAGAAGGTCGCGTGGCAGGCAGCCCCCGCTTTCAAGCCATCGACGAGGCCGTGGCTAGGCAGGGATTCAAAATCGTGCTGCTCACCCGGCTGTCGCCGGTGTTTCCGTTTAACGTGCTCAACTATGCGCTGGGGCTGACCCGCGTCCGGTTGCGCGACTATGTGCTCGCCTCGTGGATCGGCATGTTGCCGGGCACGTTGATGTACGTATATCTCGGTTCAGCGGCCCGCAGCTTTGCCGAGCTGCTGCAGGGCCATCGCCCACGCAGTACGGCCGAATACTTGCTGTTTGTCTTGGGGCTCATCGTGACGGTGCTGCTGACGGTCGTCGTCACGCGAATCGCTCGCAAGGCCCTGGCCCAGGACATGCCTCCGGCGGCCACGCCAGATCGAGGGTAG
- a CDS encoding family 10 glycosylhydrolase, protein MLFAIAQTAALAQDASALRVRVQWNSPIAQAWQGSIGLSTGEVLEATLLGTEVDAPGSIWVADGRLQIASLSPRAADGVDLALQAPYDAELLLQLRTGSIDPLAQPLRVRLSDVLAGQQVLPLDDQGGSLAIRRTPGDMLRLDTTSDALVFAPSETWNVTVRPHALPAAFGNKVRLALRLSPAGATTALWEHEEDSQLDAAQQFAPLSIAVPLPADEGVYELHVEARGLGLRSRLTLRPPVVERVAQLVVVDSRPPEQPNDNTPWRTVFELNPAVNRWWERLTALPLLPGQRPGPLGSGSVSPWEHSLGTFVQLGPHGREPDASWEAYTLSIERPGLPHVLEIEYPSDVPQTTGVSLIESNAAGAVSPIGVDSGFFVADDAVESEPHLATHRVVFWPRTKTPMVLLTNRREGGRAVYGKIRVLAGPRWLPRREPPGSTTGGRVLALDLDRPLWAKNFGAAETLDRASGRSLMDWRTFYDGGRHLIDYLHAGGHNAVWLGVLADGSTIYPSTVVEPTPRYDNGVLFDDARDPHRKDVLELLLRLFDREGLQLVPTLHFTSPLPTLEALRRPGDSARTGVEPIGRDGRAWTAIYPPQRGQAPYYNLLHPEVQNAILAACREVIARGTVHPAMTGLAIDLSADGYALLPGTDWCLDDATMERFSRATGLSVPGQGPQRFGDRAEFVRTHADAWITWRAEQVTTFYRRLADELRAVRPTARLYLLTPRTFDGPEVRRQLQPSLPRRVAAEDLLSGLGIDAELLRQVPGLVLVRSDRLTPSDAPATRAVDYDLAQSGPLDQLCAATDTNARLFYHEPQRLRLTDFDTRAPFKGSMTWLVSQLSPSEAYNRQRFTHALARGDVQTICDGGWLAPLGQEAAIAGLAQVYRRLPAQRFEPVESARQPVTVRRLVDGQRTLVYLVNDSPWKARVDLAVVAPPGCIVASLDPQRAWPALQRTGETAGLSLELEPFDLAGAEFAAPNVTFNVARVTLPDNVRPTLEARIRDLGDRAAAVGLQAPWDVLINSDFEVAGEAGALAGWQLVPATALAAEQDDNVPYAGGRSLRLSSTGPAGRLISDVLPAPETGRLSVSVWLRVDDASRQPPLRLALEGQLNSRDYYRYAPLGAGTQVSKLGTTWAQFLFQINDLPLVGLSDLRLRFDLLGPGAVSIDKVELYDLWLTDAERVELSKLITTAQLRLEAEQYSDCLRLVEGYWPRLLQSRVSLNHPETVQAAEPAPLPREASRPSPPAAPTWRERIYNLLPRPLRF, encoded by the coding sequence GTGCTCTTTGCCATTGCGCAGACTGCTGCGCTCGCCCAAGACGCTTCGGCGCTAAGGGTACGCGTTCAGTGGAACAGCCCGATCGCGCAGGCCTGGCAGGGTTCGATCGGATTGTCGACCGGCGAAGTGCTCGAAGCGACGCTGTTGGGTACCGAAGTCGACGCACCCGGCTCGATCTGGGTGGCCGACGGCCGCTTGCAGATTGCCTCGCTCTCGCCGCGTGCGGCCGATGGTGTCGATCTGGCGCTGCAGGCACCCTACGACGCCGAGTTGCTCCTGCAATTGCGCACCGGGTCGATCGATCCGCTCGCTCAGCCCCTGCGCGTCCGGCTTAGCGACGTGTTGGCCGGCCAGCAGGTGCTGCCGCTCGACGATCAGGGGGGCTCGCTTGCCATCCGCCGCACGCCGGGTGACATGCTCCGCCTGGACACGACCAGCGATGCCCTGGTCTTCGCGCCGAGCGAGACCTGGAATGTGACCGTACGGCCGCACGCGCTGCCTGCGGCGTTTGGCAACAAGGTGCGCCTGGCCCTGAGGTTGTCGCCGGCGGGAGCGACGACTGCACTCTGGGAACATGAAGAAGACAGCCAGCTCGACGCGGCGCAGCAATTTGCGCCTTTGTCGATTGCGGTGCCGCTGCCGGCCGACGAAGGCGTGTATGAGCTGCACGTCGAGGCTCGGGGCCTGGGGCTGCGCTCGCGATTGACGTTGCGGCCGCCGGTCGTCGAGCGGGTTGCCCAGTTGGTTGTGGTCGATAGCCGCCCGCCTGAGCAGCCCAACGACAACACGCCGTGGCGCACGGTGTTCGAGCTCAACCCCGCCGTGAATCGCTGGTGGGAGCGTCTTACGGCGCTGCCGCTGTTGCCCGGTCAACGGCCCGGCCCGTTGGGGAGCGGTTCCGTAAGCCCCTGGGAACATTCGCTGGGTACGTTCGTCCAGCTGGGTCCGCACGGCCGCGAGCCCGACGCGAGTTGGGAGGCGTATACGCTGTCGATCGAGCGGCCCGGCCTGCCACACGTGCTGGAAATCGAGTATCCGAGCGACGTGCCGCAGACGACCGGCGTCAGCTTGATCGAATCCAACGCTGCCGGGGCCGTGTCGCCGATCGGAGTCGATTCGGGCTTCTTTGTCGCGGATGACGCCGTGGAGAGCGAACCGCACCTGGCCACGCATCGGGTCGTGTTCTGGCCGCGCACCAAGACGCCGATGGTGCTGTTGACCAATCGCCGCGAAGGCGGGCGTGCCGTGTACGGCAAGATCCGCGTGCTGGCCGGGCCGCGCTGGCTGCCGCGCCGCGAGCCGCCGGGCAGCACCACCGGCGGAAGGGTGCTGGCCCTGGATCTCGACCGGCCGCTGTGGGCCAAGAACTTTGGCGCGGCAGAAACGCTCGATCGCGCCTCGGGCCGCAGCCTGATGGATTGGCGCACCTTCTACGACGGCGGTCGCCACCTGATCGACTATCTGCATGCCGGCGGTCACAACGCCGTGTGGCTCGGTGTGCTGGCCGACGGCAGCACGATCTATCCCAGCACGGTCGTCGAGCCTACGCCACGCTATGACAATGGCGTGCTGTTCGACGATGCCCGCGATCCGCACCGCAAGGACGTGCTGGAACTGCTGCTGCGACTGTTCGACCGCGAGGGCCTGCAGCTGGTGCCCACGCTGCACTTCACCTCGCCGCTGCCGACGCTCGAAGCGCTGCGCCGCCCAGGAGACTCGGCGCGCACGGGCGTCGAGCCGATCGGCCGCGACGGTCGCGCTTGGACGGCCATCTATCCCCCGCAGCGCGGTCAGGCGCCGTACTACAACCTGCTGCATCCCGAGGTCCAAAACGCGATCCTGGCAGCCTGCCGCGAGGTGATCGCCCGCGGTACGGTCCACCCGGCCATGACCGGCCTGGCGATCGACCTCTCGGCCGACGGCTATGCCCTGCTGCCCGGCACCGACTGGTGCCTCGACGACGCCACGATGGAACGCTTCTCCCGGGCCACGGGCCTGAGCGTGCCGGGACAGGGTCCGCAGCGGTTCGGCGATCGTGCCGAGTTCGTTCGTACGCACGCCGACGCATGGATCACCTGGCGCGCCGAGCAGGTCACCACGTTCTATCGCCGACTGGCCGACGAATTGCGGGCCGTTCGCCCGACGGCACGCTTGTACCTGCTCACGCCGCGGACGTTCGACGGGCCCGAGGTGCGCAGGCAGTTGCAACCGTCGCTGCCGCGTCGCGTCGCGGCCGAAGACCTGTTGTCTGGACTGGGAATCGACGCCGAGCTGCTGCGCCAGGTGCCGGGGCTGGTGCTGGTGCGCAGCGATCGATTGACGCCGAGCGATGCCCCGGCCACACGGGCCGTGGATTACGACCTGGCACAGTCGGGGCCGCTCGATCAGTTGTGCGCTGCGACCGACACGAACGCGCGGCTGTTCTATCACGAGCCGCAGCGGCTGCGGTTGACCGACTTCGACACTCGCGCGCCGTTCAAAGGTTCGATGACCTGGCTTGTATCGCAGTTGTCGCCGTCCGAGGCGTACAATCGGCAGCGATTCACGCACGCCTTGGCCCGGGGCGATGTCCAGACGATCTGCGATGGCGGCTGGCTCGCCCCTCTGGGTCAGGAAGCAGCGATCGCCGGATTGGCCCAGGTCTACCGCCGTCTGCCGGCGCAACGGTTCGAACCGGTCGAGTCGGCGCGCCAGCCGGTAACGGTGCGACGCCTGGTCGACGGTCAACGGACGCTGGTCTACCTGGTGAACGATTCGCCGTGGAAAGCGCGAGTCGATCTGGCCGTTGTTGCTCCGCCTGGCTGCATCGTCGCATCGCTCGATCCGCAACGCGCATGGCCCGCGCTACAGCGCACCGGCGAGACGGCCGGCCTGTCGCTCGAGTTAGAGCCGTTTGATCTGGCCGGCGCCGAGTTCGCGGCGCCCAATGTGACGTTCAACGTCGCGCGCGTCACGCTGCCCGACAACGTTCGCCCGACGCTCGAAGCCCGAATCCGCGATCTGGGCGATCGGGCGGCGGCCGTCGGACTGCAGGCGCCCTGGGACGTGTTGATCAACAGCGATTTTGAGGTGGCCGGCGAAGCGGGCGCACTGGCAGGCTGGCAACTCGTACCGGCGACCGCGCTGGCCGCCGAGCAGGACGACAACGTGCCCTATGCGGGCGGCCGTTCGCTCCGCTTGTCGAGCACCGGTCCTGCCGGGCGGCTGATCAGCGACGTCTTGCCGGCGCCCGAGACGGGTCGGTTGAGCGTGTCGGTGTGGCTGCGCGTCGACGACGCCTCGCGGCAGCCGCCCTTGCGGTTGGCGCTCGAAGGCCAGCTCAACAGCCGCGACTACTACCGTTATGCACCTCTCGGTGCCGGAACGCAGGTCTCGAAACTGGGCACGACCTGGGCCCAGTTCTTGTTCCAGATCAACGACCTGCCGTTGGTCGGGCTGTCCGACCTGCGGTTGCGGTTCGATCTCTTAGGGCCGGGCGCCGTGTCGATCGACAAGGTCGAACTGTACGACTTGTGGCTGACCGACGCCGAACGGGTCGAGCTGTCGAAACTGATCACCACGGCACAGCTCCGACTCGAGGCCGAGCAGTACAGCGACTGCCTCCGCCTGGTCGAGGGGTACTGGCCGCGGCTGCTGCAAAGCCGCGTGTCGCTGAACCATCCCGAGACGGTTCAAGCGGCCGAGCCGGCGCCCCTACCGCGCGAGGCCAGCCGGCCGTCACCGCCGGCCGCACCAACCTGGCGCGAGCGGATCTATAACTTGCTGCCGCGTCCGCTGCGGTTCTAG